The genome window CGAGGCGCATATCGAATCCGGCGCGAAGGCCACCGTCGCCGGCATCCGCCAGCCCCTCGCGATGGCCTCGCAGTTCGGTGTGATCGATGCCGACACCGAGACCGGACGCATCAAGCAGTTCCTCGAGAAGCCGACCGACATCGCCGGCCTCGAGGACTCGCCTCACGAGGTGCTCGCATCGATGGGCAACTACATCTTCGACGCCGATGCTCTGATCGCCGCCGTAGAGGCCGACGGCGAATCACCGACCTCCGGGCACGACATGGGCGGCGACATCGTGCCGTACTTCGTCGACCGCGGCGAGGCCGGGTACTACGACATGAAGCAGAACGACGTCCCGGGGTCCTCTCCGCGAGACCGCTCGTACTGGCGCGACGTGGGTACGATCGACTCCTTCTTCGACGCCCACATGGATCTGATCTCGACGCTCCCCATCTTCAACCTCTACAACATGGAATGGCCGATCCACTCGCAGGCCGTGAACTCGCCGCCCGCCAAGTTCGTGCGCGATTCGGTGGGCCGCATCGGAAACGCGATCGATTCGATCGTGTCACTGGGATCCGTGCTCTCGGGAACCCACCTCGAGCGCAGCGTCGTCGGTCCGTGGACGCTCGCGGGCGGCGGCTCGACGATCACCGACTCCGTGGTCTTCGACGGCGTGAGAGTCGGTGCGGGGTCCCGCGTTCATCGTGCGATTCTCGACAAGAACGTGGTCCTCGCCGACGGTGCGACGGTGGGCGTCGATCGGGAGCGGGATCTCGCGCGAGGTTTCACCGTGACGGAGTCCGGCATCACCGTGGTCGGCAAGGGCCTGTTCATCGAACGGTGACCGCGTCGCCCTGTGTCGGGGTCGCACGTCGACCATCATGGCTGTCGATAGGCTCTGAGGCGTGACCTCTGCGCGCTTCCTCGTCGTACTCGATGCCGATTCCACCCTCATCCGCAACGAGGTGATCGAACTGATCGCCGACGAAGCCGGACGCCGTGCCGAGGTGCAGGCCGCGACCGAGGCCGCCATGCGCGGCGAGATCGACTTCGCGACGAGCCTGCGCTCGCGCGTGGCCGCGCTCGAGGGGGTTCCCGTGTCGGGTTTCGCCCGGGTGCTCGCCCGCATCGAGCCGACCCCCGGGGTGTGCGAGCTGACGGCCGCCGTTCATGAGCGCGGCGGTGCCGTCGGTGTCGTCTCGGGCGGTTTCCACGAGATCCTCGACGACGTCGCCCCCGGGCTCGGCGTCGACCGCTGGCGCGCGAACCGCCTCGAGGTCGCGGACGACACACTCACCGGCCGGGTCGACGGCGAGATCGTCGACGCGGCGGCCAAGGCCGCATCGCTGCTGGCCTGGGCAGACGACCTGGGAGTACCGCGCCACGCGACGATCGCGATCGGCGACGGCGCCAACGATCTGCAGATGATGTCGGTCGCCGGGCTCGGACTCGCGTTCAACGCGAAGCCGGCCGTTCGCGTCGCCGCGAGCCTGGTCGTCGGCCCCCAGGATCTGTCCGAGGTCATCGCGCTGCTCCCGTAGCGCGTGTCGGCGGCCCGGTCTATCGTCGGGCCATGGACATCATCCTCATCCCGGGCCTCTGGCTCGATGCCTCCAGCTGGAACGACGTCACCGCGGATCTCGAGCGCGCAGGTCACACCGTGCATGCGTTGACGATGCCCGGCGTCGGCGCCGTCGGCGCGGACTCATCCGAGATCGGCATCTCGGATTGGGTCGACGCCGCCGTGACCGCGGTCGACGCGGTCGGCGGGCCCGTCGTGGTGGTCGGGCACAGCGGCGGCGGCAACGTCGCCTGGGGCGTCGCAGATGCGCGCCCCGACGTCGTGACCCGAGCCGTGTTCGTCGACACCGTGCCGCCGCCCTCTGGCTTCGGCATCAGCGAGTTCGAGGTGGTCGACGGCGTGGTGCCCTTCCCCGGCTGGGACTCCTTCCCTGCCGAAGATGTCGACGATCTCGACGACGAGACCCGCGCGCGCACCGCGCCTCTCGCACGAAGCGTGCCGGCCAGAGTGCCCACTGACGAGATCACGCTCGGCCCCGGGGCTCGGCATGCCGTCCCTGTGACCCTGCTCATGGGCAGCATGGACCGAGAGACACTCGACTCCGAGCTCGAGCAGTGGGGTCCGTACGCCGACGAGTTCCGGGCGATCGGCGACGCCGAGGTCGTGCGCATCGGATCAGGTCACTGGCCGCAGTTCTCGGTGCCGAGCAGGCTGGCCGACCTCATCGATGCGGCAATCACCCGCCGCTGACGCAGCGCCCCGCTCTCGACTCAGTGCTGTGCTCGGCTCAGCCCTGCGCTCGAGTCAGTGCCCCATCCCGAGTCCGCCGTCCACCGGGATGACGGCGCCGGAGATGTAGCCCGCGTCGTCGCCGGCGAGCCAGGTGACGACTCCTGCGACCTCGTCGGGAGTCGCGAAGCGCCCTGCAGGGATGTTCGCCTTGTACTGCTTCTGCGTCTCTTCGGGGAGTTCCGCCGTCATGTCGGTCTCGATGAAGCCCGGAGCGACGACGTTGGCGGTGATGCCGCGGCCGCCCAGCTCGCGCGTCAGCGATCGGGCAAAGCCCACGAGCGCGCTCTTCGACGCCGAATAGTTCACCTGGCCGGCCGAGCCGTACAGGCCGACGACGCTGGAGATCAGGATCACGCGGCCGAAGCGGGCACGGAGCATCCCCTTCGAGGCACGCTTGACGACTCGGAATGTCCCGCCGAGGTTGGTCGCGACGACGCTGTCGAAGTCGTCCTCGCTCATCCGAAGCAGAAGAGTGTCCTTGGTGATGCCCGCGTTGGCGACGACGATCTCGACCGGTCCGAGCTGCTGCTCGACCTCGGTGAACGCCGCGTCGAGCGCAGCGGCGTCGGTGACATCGGCGCGGACCGTCAGTGTGCCTTCGGGACCTTCACCGCTGCGCGCGGTGACGGCGACGCGGTATCCGTCGCGGACGAATCGTTCGGCGATCGCACGGCCGATGCCGCGGTTGCCGCCGGTGACGAGGACGACGCGAGAACTCATTTTCCACTCCTGATCTGGCCGGTGGGGGTCGGGGCCGGGTCGTCATCGATCCTACCGATGATGCCGTGACTCGATCGGGTGCGCGTTTGACAGCCCCTGCCTCGGCTGGGACGCTGATCTCGACGAAAGGCATCACCGTGAGCGACAACAGCATTCCCACCCCTCCGGGCGGACAGCAGCCGACGCCGCCCCCAGCGCCGCCGCTCGCCCCGGCGCCGCCGGCAGCGCCCTACCAGTCGGCCCCCTCGGCTCCGCAGACTCCGTCGTACCCCGCCGCCGCCCCCGCACCTTCGTACCCTGGCACCGCGCCGACGCAGTCCTACCCCGGTGCAGCGCCGTCGTTCGCACCCGGACAGCAGCCCTACGGCGCGGCGCCGGCACAGCAGCCCTACGGGGCCGCCGCCATCCAGCCCTACGGCGCAGCCCCGCAGCCGTATGGCGCTCCCGCACCCGGTCAGCCCGGTGCCGCATACCCGACCTACGCCGCTCCGATCTACCCGCCTGCGCGCCCGGCGAGCGGACTCGCTGTCACGTCCCTCATCTGCGGCATCGCGGGCATCGTTCTGTTCTGGGCGTTGATACCGCTGCTCGCGTCGATCGTCGCCGTCATCACCGGCCACATGGCGCTGCGCCAGACGAAGGCGAACCCGGCGATCGGTGGTCGCGGCATGGCCTTCGCCGGCCTGATCATGGGCTACATCATGGTCGGCTTCCTGGTTGTCACCATCGTCATGACCATCATCAGCTTCGTGTTCTTCGGCGCCTTCACACTGCCGTTCATCTTCTCCTCCTGACGCGCGCCTCGCCTACGCCGGTGAGGGCGCGCCGTCGCGCCCGCACCGGCGTAGGCTGGAGTCATAGTGAAGAGCAAGCACCCGGTCCCTGCTGTCACCTCTCTGCCGCAGTCGCCGCAGGACGAGGCAGACCACCGTGTGCGCCGGTACGTCCTCACGATGGCGATCAGGATCGTGTGTTTCGGACTCATGATGTTCGTGCAGCCCTACGGCTGGTACACCTGGGTCTTCGCTCTCGCCGCTGCGGTGCTGCCGTATATCGCGGTCGTCTTCGCGAACGCCGGCAGCGACAGCACGGAGACCATCGCAGAGTCCCCCGTGCAGGAGCTCGAAGCTCCGGCGCCGGTCGAGACGCTTCCGGTCGCGCAGGACGATGCCCCCGGCGTGTTCACCATCCACGAGAGCCGCCAGGATCGCGAGTGAGTGGACTGGAGTGCTCGCGGGCCGGATGTCGGAACACCGCGACCATGCAGGTGGTGTGGCGCAATCCGCGCATACACACCGCTGACCGCGAGAAGATCTGGCTCGCCTGCGCTGAGCATGTCGGCTTCCTCCGCGACTACCTTGCAGCAAGGGACTTCCCCGTGACCGTGAGAGATGGTGTCCCCTCATGAGCGCCCGAATGGGTCGATGGACCGTGTACGTGCTGATCGCGATCGGCTTCGCGATCGCCTGCGCCTTCCTGTCGAACTGGCAGTTCGAGCGGAACGAGACCAGATCCGAGCAGATCGCTCTGGTCGAGAAGAACTACGACGCGGATGCCGTACCGCTCGCCGATCTCATCGGCGCCGACGGATCACTCGATCCCGGTGATGTGTGGCACCCGGTCGTGCTCACCGGCGAGTACGTCGCCGACGAGCAGCTCCTCGTGCGCAACCGCCCGCACGGCGGCACGAGCGCCTTCGAGGTGCTGGTGCCTTTCCGCGACGTCGACGGGCGGGTGTTCATCGTCGACCGCGGGTGGGTGCCTCCAGGAGACGGGGATGCGCCCGACGCGGTCCCCGCTCCCCCGGCGGGCGAGGTCGAGGTCATCGTGCGGCTGCGTCCGGGCGAGCAGCTTCCGGCATCCGGACGAGGCGCACCCGAAGGCCAGGTGCCGACGATCAACCTCCCCTCGATCGCCGAGCTGGTCGAGGGTGACGTGATCACGAGCGCTTACGGGCAGATCGTCAGCGAGGAGCCGGCAGGAGAAGGCACGCTGGGCGGCTTCGACTCCCCCACCGACGACCCGGGTCCGCATCTGTCGTACGCGATCCAGTGGATCCTGTTCGCGCTCATGGGGTTCGTGTTCATCGGCTACATCATCCGCACCGAGATCGTGAAGCACCGCGAAGAGGTCGAGGGCACTCCCGCTCCGGTCAAGACCTCCCGGCGCCGCGACAAGGATGCGGATGTCGAGGACGAGCTCCTCGACGCGCGCTGACGCACCTCAGTCCCAGGCTCTCACCCCGGAGACGACGGCGGTCTTGGGATATCCGCCGGAGGGAGCACCGATCTCGAAGAGATCGATCAGGAGCATCATCGGATAGTCCGGAGACTGTGGGATGCGCCGCAGCACCCGCCCCTCGCAGCCGATGACGGTCTCGCCGTCGCCCCAGATCACGGTCCAGGTGTGCGGCTCGCACGCATCGAACGGTAGTACGACCTCGGCCATGTCGGTCGTGAGCCTCGGATCATGGTGAGCTTTGACGCCGGTCCGCGCCCGCGTTATCGTCGAGACGGCATCGGCGTCGATCTCGAAGATGCAGATCTCGCCCGCGTCCCTCTCAGAGAGATTCTCGATGCCCACGAGCCACGCGGCGAGCATGCATCCCTCGTCGGTGGTGGCAGCGACCGTCAGATCGATCCGCCCGCGCGTCGGAGCGAACAGCTGGCGCAACGGCATCTCTGTGCGCACCTCGAGACCGTCCGGACGATGCCGATGAGTCCCGCGCGTCGACCCGATGGCCCCGGAGAAGACCGCGGTCTGCACATTCGAGACGCGCAGGGGCGCATCCTCTTCCCGCCAATCGAGTTGGTCGCTTTCGATACGCAACTCCAGGCCCGCATCGACGATCGCGTAACGCGCCTGCGACCGCTCCGGCACGGTCCACTGCGGAAGGTAATGAGCGATCCACCTCTCGTCGTCGAGCCCGCTCGAGAAGTCGTCGCTGAAGATCGGCGGCGGAGACGGCACAGGTGGCAGGGGCTCAGCCATGAGTCAGTCCACCCACGGCATCGGCTTCTCGGGAAGACGGAAGCTGTCGTCCAGCCCCATCTGTCCTCGACCGTCGAGGAAGACGCACAGTTCCTCGACGGTCGAGTGGACGCGCCACTCGTCGAGCGCACCGATCTCGACCACCTGGAAGCCGTTCATGATCCCCGAGCTTCCGTCGGCCGATCAGCAGCCCCGCCGATGACCGTTCGGGACCAGCCCTCGTCCGCCGCGTCGTAGACCACACGCGTGTGACGTCGGTCTCTCGATCCCTGCCAGAACTCGACCCGGGTGGGGATCAGCCGCCAGAGCGTCCAGTCACCGGCCGCGATGTCGGCACGCGCCGATGCAGAGCGCGCGGCGAGGTCGGCCGCGCTCTCCTCGGCCGTCGCCTCTTCGACGCGTCCGCGCACTCTCACCGCACGCACCTGGGGCTGCCACCAGAAGTTCAGTGCCGCCGCGGGGACGGCGGCGAGCTGCGCGCCCTTGCGCGAAGATCTCGTGCTGGCGAACGCCCACCCGCGTTCGTCGATCCTCTTCAGGATGAGCGTGCGGGCATCGGGAACGCCATCGGCGTCCACGGTCGCGAGGGTGACGGTGTGCGGCTCCGCCACTCCGGCGTCCGCCGCTTCACGCAACCAGCGGGCGAAGAGCGCGCTCGGTTCATCGGGCAGCGCCCCGAGATCCCAGTCCGGAGCGAGCCCGGTGAGAGCGTGCCTGCCTTTCAACCACTCGTTGAGCGAGAGAAGGTCGAGTTCCTGTTCGTGGGTCACGCTCTCGACTATGCCACCGACCGCGGACGGCGCAGGTCAGGCGAGCTCGATGAGGTCCTGGTACTCCTGGCTCCAGAGATCCTCGACGCCGTCCGGCAGGATCAGCACGCGCTCGGGATTGAGCGACTGCACCGCTCCCGGGTCGTGCGAGACGAGCACGACAGCGCCCTCGTAATGCGCGAGGGCACCGAGGATCTCCTCGCGCGAGGCGGGGTCGAGGTTGTTCGTGGGCTCGTCGAGCAGCAGCAGGTTGGCCGACGAAACCACGAGGGTCGCCAGAGAGAGACGGGTCTTCTCGCCTCCGGAGAGCACTCCGGCGGGCTTCAGCACGTCATCTCCTGTGAACAGGAACGAGCCGAGCACCCTGCGCGCTTCCATCTCAGTGATGTGCGGTGCGGCCGACACCATGTTCTCGAGCACCGAGCGGTTCACATCGAGGTTCTCGTGCTCCTGCGCGTAGTACCCGACCTTCAGGCCGTGTCCCGGCTCGAGCTGGCCGGTGTCGGGCTGGTCGACCCCCGCGAGCATGCGCAGCAGCGTCGTCTTGCCCGCGCCGTTCAGCCCGAGCACGACGACCTTCGAACCGCGGTCGATCGCGAGGTCGACGTCCGTAAAGATCTCGAGTGAGCCGTAGGACTTCGAGAGTCCGGTCGCCATCATCGGGGTCTTGCCGCAGGGAGCCGGCTTCGGGAAGCGCAGCTTCGCGACGCGGTCCTCCTGGCGGACGTCGTCGAGGCCAGCGAGCAGCTTGTCGGCACGCGCGATCATCTGGTGAGCGGCAGCGGCCTTCGACGCCTTCGCCCCGAAGCGGGCCGCCTGCAGCTGCAGGGTCGTGGCCTTCTTCTCGGCGTTGGCGCGTTCCTTCTTGCGGCGCTCCTCGTCAGCCACCCGCTGACGCAGGTAGTTCTTCCAGTTCATGTTGTAGGTGTCGATGATCTGGCGGTTCGCGTCGAGATAGAAGACGCGGTTGACGGTCTCGCCGACGAGCTCGACATCGTGACTGATCACGATCAGCCCGCCCTTGTAGTTCTTGAGGAACTCACGCAGCCACACCACGCTGTCGGCGTCGAGGTGGTTGGTCGGCTCGTCGAGGATCATGGTCTCGGCATCGGAGAAAAGGATACGGGCCAGCTCGATGCGACGGCGCTGACCGCCGGACAGCGTCGACAGCGGCTGGTCGAGGATGCGGTCGGGCAGCGACAGGTTGTTCGCGATGGATGCCGCCTCAGCCTCAGCTGCGTACCCACCCTGCCCCTCGAACTCCTCGGTGAGGCGCGCGTAGCGCTTCATCGCCTTTTCGGCGACCGCGGGGTCGTCTGATCCCATCGCGAGTGCCGCTTCGGTCATCCCGAGGTTGAGCTGACCGAGTCCGCGCGCGTCGAGGATGCGGGTGCGTGCGAGGTCTTCGGGGTTGCCCGAACGAGGATCCTGCGGCAGGTAGCCGAGCTCGCCTGACCGGGTCACGCTGCCGCCCGACGGGAGGACGTCACCGGCGAGCACCTTGGTGAGCGTGGTCTTGCCTGCACCGTTGCGGCCGACGAGACCGATCTTGTCTCCGTCGCTCACACGGAACGACACGTTCTCCATA of Microbacterium sp. LWH13-1.2 contains these proteins:
- the glgC gene encoding glucose-1-phosphate adenylyltransferase, which translates into the protein MSAPKKIFGIILAGGEGKRLMPLTADRAKPAVPFGGQYRLIDFAISNLINSGLRQIVVLTQYKSHSLDRHISQTWRMSALLDSYVTSVPAQQRLGKRWFSGSADAILQSLNLINDEKPDIVVVIGADHVYRMDFRQMLEAHIESGAKATVAGIRQPLAMASQFGVIDADTETGRIKQFLEKPTDIAGLEDSPHEVLASMGNYIFDADALIAAVEADGESPTSGHDMGGDIVPYFVDRGEAGYYDMKQNDVPGSSPRDRSYWRDVGTIDSFFDAHMDLISTLPIFNLYNMEWPIHSQAVNSPPAKFVRDSVGRIGNAIDSIVSLGSVLSGTHLERSVVGPWTLAGGGSTITDSVVFDGVRVGAGSRVHRAILDKNVVLADGATVGVDRERDLARGFTVTESGITVVGKGLFIER
- a CDS encoding SURF1 family protein, translated to MSARMGRWTVYVLIAIGFAIACAFLSNWQFERNETRSEQIALVEKNYDADAVPLADLIGADGSLDPGDVWHPVVLTGEYVADEQLLVRNRPHGGTSAFEVLVPFRDVDGRVFIVDRGWVPPGDGDAPDAVPAPPAGEVEVIVRLRPGEQLPASGRGAPEGQVPTINLPSIAELVEGDVITSAYGQIVSEEPAGEGTLGGFDSPTDDPGPHLSYAIQWILFALMGFVFIGYIIRTEIVKHREEVEGTPAPVKTSRRRDKDADVEDELLDAR
- a CDS encoding DUF3099 domain-containing protein, yielding MKSKHPVPAVTSLPQSPQDEADHRVRRYVLTMAIRIVCFGLMMFVQPYGWYTWVFALAAAVLPYIAVVFANAGSDSTETIAESPVQELEAPAPVETLPVAQDDAPGVFTIHESRQDRE
- a CDS encoding beta-ketoacyl-ACP reductase; its protein translation is MSSRVVLVTGGNRGIGRAIAERFVRDGYRVAVTARSGEGPEGTLTVRADVTDAAALDAAFTEVEQQLGPVEIVVANAGITKDTLLLRMSEDDFDSVVATNLGGTFRVVKRASKGMLRARFGRVILISSVVGLYGSAGQVNYSASKSALVGFARSLTRELGGRGITANVVAPGFIETDMTAELPEETQKQYKANIPAGRFATPDEVAGVVTWLAGDDAGYISGAVIPVDGGLGMGH
- a CDS encoding DUF4190 domain-containing protein, whose translation is MSDNSIPTPPGGQQPTPPPAPPLAPAPPAAPYQSAPSAPQTPSYPAAAPAPSYPGTAPTQSYPGAAPSFAPGQQPYGAAPAQQPYGAAAIQPYGAAPQPYGAPAPGQPGAAYPTYAAPIYPPARPASGLAVTSLICGIAGIVLFWALIPLLASIVAVITGHMALRQTKANPAIGGRGMAFAGLIMGYIMVGFLVVTIVMTIISFVFFGAFTLPFIFSS
- a CDS encoding pyridoxamine 5'-phosphate oxidase family protein, with the translated sequence MTHEQELDLLSLNEWLKGRHALTGLAPDWDLGALPDEPSALFARWLREAADAGVAEPHTVTLATVDADGVPDARTLILKRIDERGWAFASTRSSRKGAQLAAVPAAALNFWWQPQVRAVRVRGRVEEATAEESAADLAARSASARADIAAGDWTLWRLIPTRVEFWQGSRDRRHTRVVYDAADEGWSRTVIGGAADRPTEARGS
- a CDS encoding ABC-F family ATP-binding cassette domain-containing protein gives rise to the protein MLAVHELEIRVGARLLMENVSFRVSDGDKIGLVGRNGAGKTTLTKVLAGDVLPSGGSVTRSGELGYLPQDPRSGNPEDLARTRILDARGLGQLNLGMTEAALAMGSDDPAVAEKAMKRYARLTEEFEGQGGYAAEAEAASIANNLSLPDRILDQPLSTLSGGQRRRIELARILFSDAETMILDEPTNHLDADSVVWLREFLKNYKGGLIVISHDVELVGETVNRVFYLDANRQIIDTYNMNWKNYLRQRVADEERRKKERANAEKKATTLQLQAARFGAKASKAAAAHQMIARADKLLAGLDDVRQEDRVAKLRFPKPAPCGKTPMMATGLSKSYGSLEIFTDVDLAIDRGSKVVVLGLNGAGKTTLLRMLAGVDQPDTGQLEPGHGLKVGYYAQEHENLDVNRSVLENMVSAAPHITEMEARRVLGSFLFTGDDVLKPAGVLSGGEKTRLSLATLVVSSANLLLLDEPTNNLDPASREEILGALAHYEGAVVLVSHDPGAVQSLNPERVLILPDGVEDLWSQEYQDLIELA
- a CDS encoding alpha/beta fold hydrolase, with protein sequence MDIILIPGLWLDASSWNDVTADLERAGHTVHALTMPGVGAVGADSSEIGISDWVDAAVTAVDAVGGPVVVVGHSGGGNVAWGVADARPDVVTRAVFVDTVPPPSGFGISEFEVVDGVVPFPGWDSFPAEDVDDLDDETRARTAPLARSVPARVPTDEITLGPGARHAVPVTLLMGSMDRETLDSELEQWGPYADEFRAIGDAEVVRIGSGHWPQFSVPSRLADLIDAAITRR
- the serB gene encoding phosphoserine phosphatase SerB, whose protein sequence is MTSARFLVVLDADSTLIRNEVIELIADEAGRRAEVQAATEAAMRGEIDFATSLRSRVAALEGVPVSGFARVLARIEPTPGVCELTAAVHERGGAVGVVSGGFHEILDDVAPGLGVDRWRANRLEVADDTLTGRVDGEIVDAAAKAASLLAWADDLGVPRHATIAIGDGANDLQMMSVAGLGLAFNAKPAVRVAASLVVGPQDLSEVIALLP